The nucleotide window CAGGCAATACCCATCTTATCTCGCCTAAAACTGATAAATCCCGAATTATATTCACCCGTTATATTGGTTACCCTTTTGATGAAATTCCGTTTCCATTCTGGTTTGTATTTTTCTTCTCTTGATAATAAGACCGAACAATTAGGCTGCCTGTTAAAAATCTTTTCAGGATCATCCAAAAAATATAAATCTGAATCCATGAATGTTATGCGTTCTATATCTGTGTACTTGGTAAGAATTGTTTCTAGGAAAATGGCTTTTAGAGTCCAACAATATTCGTGTATTTTCCGTTCTTTTCTTAAAGAAACAACCGACTCGGCTATTTCACTTTCATGGAATACATGTACATTTTTCCAATTTAATTTAATTAGGAGATTGTACGTTTCATCATCAACACAGAGGACAAAAAACTGAAAATCGCCTGCCCTTACCTTATCCAGAGAAACAATTAGTGCAAGGACTTGATACAATCTACTTTTTGTAATAATAGTGCAATAGACACTATCCAAACCAAAAACACCCCACTTTCTTGAAAGACTTTTCGTAACCTAACCAATTTAATTCCAATATTTTTGCAAATCAGCTTCATTTGCGAATCCATTAAAGCTTGGTTCCACGTTTTTTATTAAATCAACCGAATTACTAAGTTCGTTTTGATATTCTTGATAAATAAAGGGTCGGTTTTTTTGATTTTCGCGATAAACAGATTGAATGGTATCTTCGGAGATCATTCTCAAACCGCTAAAATGATAAAAAATAAGCAAGTGATCATCAATAAAAACTGACTTATTCACATTAGAAAATTGATACTTTAATTCATTCCATGGACCAATATTCACTCCCGGTGTTGTAATGGAGCAAATAGAAGGGAATAACTTTGGCAGTTCGTCTAAGTACTTTTGATCCCCAAATAAACTCTCTTCAGGTGAAATCCTACAATTCCCCAAACATTTCTCCTTCCACCATTTCACTGCTTGTATGCCAATTTCATCTTGCTTAAAGCTTATAAATCCCGAATTGTATATTCCAGTTATCGTAATCCTTCTTTTTAGTGCCACCTGATTCATGTTAGGTTTATATTTTTCCTCTTTAGAAAGCAGCACAGAACAATCAGATTGGTTTTTGAATATCGATCGTGGATCTCCCCAAAAATACAAATCCGAATCAAGAAAGGTAATCCGCTTTACGTTAGGATACGAAGTCAACACATATTCACATAGAACCGGCTTCAGTGTCCAACAGTATTCATGGATCTTACGTTGTTCCTTTAGTAATCGAATGTTTTTATCCAAATTTTTTTCGCGGATGACATACAAATTCTTAAAGCCAAGTTTTTTTATTAGGCGGCGGGATTCATCATCAACACAATGAATAAAGAGGAAAAAATCATCCCCCATCACTTGAACTAATGACCTATACAAGGCAAGACCTTGGTACAGCCTTCCATTGGTTAAGATCATGCAAAAAAAATTCTCAGAATCCGGTCGGTCCTTTACTTTTGCTTTGGAAGCCATAAACGATTCCCTTGCTCCCACAGTTTATTGATCTCTAGTACATTTTTATAGGTATCAATAGCTGTCCAAAATCCTTCATGAAGATAGACGGACAATTGGCGTGCTTTGGTTAGTTCCTTCATTGGCTCTTCTTCAAAAACGCAAGTTGTATCATCTGTTAAGTAGTTGAACACCTCCGGTTGAAAAACGAAAAAACCTCCATTTACGATTCCTTCTACCTTTGTTTTTTCTTCAAAGGAATCTGCCATCCCCTGATTAATTGCTAGAATTCCAAATTGACTTTTTTTCTTGATCCCGGTTACCGTCGCGATCGTTCCTTTCGTACGATGGAATTTCAACAAGTCTTGTAAGTTAATGTCGGATAAACCATCGCCGTAGGTTAACATAAAGCTTTCATCACCGATATATTTCTGTGCCCTTTTAATTCTGCTTCCGGTCATCGTTTCCAAACCTGTATCAACAAACGTGATTTTCCATTTTTCAGTTTGACCTAGGATTTGCACTTGTCCATCCTGCGAATCCATCGTAAAACTATTATTCTTCCATTCATAATCCATAAAATATTCCTTGATTTTTTCCCCTTTGTAACCTAACAATAAAACAAACTCATTGAATCCATATTGCTGATAAATTTTCATGATATGCCAAATAATTGGCTTATCACCTATTTGCACAAGCGGTTTTGGAATCTCATTGGTTAATTCACTCATTCTTGTGCCTAATCCCCCGCAAAGGATTACAACTTTCATGGTCCTCCCCCCTCCCCTTTTACGTTCATATACACTTGGATTTGTTTCAAGCAGACTTCCCTTACATCCTCATTGGCCAAATAGGCTTTTGTCCAATCAACGGTTTTGTCAATGGCTTGGTATATGTTCCATTTAGGAGTCCAGCCTAATTTATATTTTGCTTTTGAACAATCTAATCTTAGATAATGGGCTTCATGTGGATGAAAACCGCCCTCAGGTTTATAGGCAGCGCCCTTGCCCCATTTGGCACAAATCCTCTTCACCACCCACTCCACTGTTTTTCCATCATCCACATCAGGTCCGAAATTCCAACCTTCGGCATATAATGGTCCATCGTGATATAACTTTTCCGCTAGTGTCAAATAGCCATTTATAGGATCAAGTACATGCTGCCATGGTCGAATAGCTTGAGGGTTCCTTATTTTAATTTCTCCCCCGGCAATGAGAGTCCGAAAACAGTCTGGCATTAATCGATCAACCGCCCAATCTCCTCCGCCAATCACATTCCCTGCTCGTGCCGTCGCAATCCCAACCCCATGGAAATCATAATCTTTCATATGAAAAAATGAGTTTCGATATGCATCCGTTACAAGTTCGGAACAAGCTTTACTAGTGGAATAGGGATCGTATCCACCAAGTTTGTCCATTTCGCGGTATCCCCATGGCCATTCATTATTGTGATAACATTTGTCTGTTGTTACGTTTACTACTGCTTTGATTTTGACTCCATTCTCAATGGCCATTCTAACCCCCTCTAGAAGATGAACGGTTCCCATTACATTGGTTGCATAGGTTTCAACAGGATTTTCATAAGAGGCTCTTACTAGGGGCTGTGCTGCCATATGAATCACAATTTCCGGGTCAACTTTTAGGATTGCAGCTTGCAGACTTTCTTTATCACGAATATCGGCAAATTGAGTGGGAACCAATGATTCCAATTGACACAAATCAAATAAATTAGGTGAAGTGGGCGGTTTTAAGCTATAGCCAGTAACCTTTGCGCCCAAAGAATGCAGCCAAATACATAACCAGGATCCTTTAAATCCAGTATGACCCGTAACAAATACTTTTTTATTTTTCCAAAAATCTGCATTAGCCATCTTTATAATCCTTTCTTTACAGGAGTGAATGGACATTATTATTGAATCTCATTAAATATCATATGATTTAGTGTGATAAATAGCTTGGACAAAGTTACCAATTATCGTTGAAGTAATTTTCGATATAATGCTAACTGCCTTTTTGCCGTATGTGACCAGGTAAAATGGTTTTTAACGCGTAACATACCTGCCTCCCCCATCTGCTTCAGCTTTGCTGGGGTTAAAAATAGACTACTAATCTGTGAGATTAATTCGTCACGAACCTGATCAGGATTGATGAGGATTCCCGTTTTTCCATGGTCGATAATTTCCGGAATTCCACCGGAGTTTGTAGCAATAACAGGAGTACCAGTTGCCATAGCCTCTACATTCACAAGTCCAAATGGCTCTGCCTCCGAGGGGACAACTAATAAATCTGCGAGTTGATACCAGTGTTGAATCTGCTCGTGCGGGACAAAGGGAGTAAAAATGACGTGTTCTTTCATTTTCTCAGCCAGTTTTTGTAAACGTCTTTCGTATGCCGTGTATTCGGGTGTAGTCGTTAGAGTAATTCCTGCAATAAATAGGATGATTGATGGGTCATTTTTAATAATTTCTGGCATTGCCTCAAGAATATGATGAACCCCCTTGATTTCAATCAATCGGCCCATATAAAGGAGAATCTTCTTGTCCGTTACCTTCCATTCTCTTTTTAACCTTACCACTGTCGCTTTCTGTTCACCCTGCCATTTGGATTGAAATTGCTCAACATCTACCCCTAAATGGTTTACCTCGATCTTCGATGTTGAACATGGTGTTTCCTTTAGAATATATTCCTTTAAAAAATGACTGTTGACCACAATCGCATCTGCCGCCTCGAAACAGGCTGTCAATTCCATTGTTCCAATATGCGGACGTGACATAAATCGGGTAGACTGCATGACCAAAATGATTTTCACCTTTGGCATTGCTAAACGAACCATTTTTACAAATCGGGGACGATTTTCAATTTGAATGATATCTGGCTCAATATCTTGCAGCTGTTTAATTATTTGTTGGATATAGGTTTTGTACTGAAAGTGATACCGATGGAAGGTGATGGAGCCTTTTTTTTCATAAAAAGGTTGTTTTAATGTCTTTTTTCCTAAAATATAAAAATCTATCTCTTCTTGAAGTAGTTCTGTCACCTTCAAAACAACCCTCTCAACCGAACTGGATTTAACACCCGGAATAGGAAACGACCCCGGGGTAATTATCGCCACTTTTCCCTTCTGACTCACCTTGCCACTCCTTTCCAAAAACCAAATTATATACTAGCTTACTCGGTTCAAGGTAATAAGGTGTGGACAAGTAAGGCAGGGGACGGTTCTTATGCTTCTTTTTTTGAAGAAGCATAAGAACCGTCTCTGTGCATCTCTTCAGAACCTTGACCATGGTTGTTACATACTTTAATAGAAACTAATCATAGGAATGAGGAGATTCTAATTAAGCAGTATATTGGCATTATGGTTAATGATTTTATGTTTCAACGTATTCCTTTTGGACAAACAGGACATGAGGAATTGTCTTTTTATGAAGAAGCAGGGAGAGAGTACGATCTGATTCCTTGTTATTTTCGAATGCGGGATATTGAACCTGGTCAGAACAAGATCAATGCCTATGTATGGGATGTGGATCATGTGTACAGGATTACAAGTGTTCCAACACCCAGAGTTATTCATAATCGAACCTATTCCAAGGAAAATGGACCGCAAAAGCAAAAACTTACTAGACTATTGGAAGAAGGAATATTTATTTTTAATTTATGGACACGTT belongs to Neobacillus sp. OS1-2 and includes:
- a CDS encoding putative nucleotide-diphospho-sugar transferase, with the protein product MDSVYCTIITKSRLYQVLALIVSLDKVRAGDFQFFVLCVDDETYNLLIKLNWKNVHVFHESEIAESVVSLRKERKIHEYCWTLKAIFLETILTKYTDIERITFMDSDLYFLDDPEKIFNRQPNCSVLLSREEKYKPEWKRNFIKRVTNITGEYNSGFISFRRDKMGIACLNWWKEKTIEACKIDPKRGIFGDQKYLNEMPKLFSNICDIELPGVNIGPWNYLKYSFSEKDGYVYIDQCQLIFYHFSGVRIIEQNENIELIHSSTENTPFVFSIYHKLLTQLFTLIKQIEPGFNGFASEEDLKSYW
- a CDS encoding putative nucleotide-diphospho-sugar transferase encodes the protein MASKAKVKDRPDSENFFCMILTNGRLYQGLALYRSLVQVMGDDFFLFIHCVDDESRRLIKKLGFKNLYVIREKNLDKNIRLLKEQRKIHEYCWTLKPVLCEYVLTSYPNVKRITFLDSDLYFWGDPRSIFKNQSDCSVLLSKEEKYKPNMNQVALKRRITITGIYNSGFISFKQDEIGIQAVKWWKEKCLGNCRISPEESLFGDQKYLDELPKLFPSICSITTPGVNIGPWNELKYQFSNVNKSVFIDDHLLIFYHFSGLRMISEDTIQSVYRENQKNRPFIYQEYQNELSNSVDLIKNVEPSFNGFANEADLQKYWN
- a CDS encoding glucose-1-phosphate cytidylyltransferase; its protein translation is MKVVILCGGLGTRMSELTNEIPKPLVQIGDKPIIWHIMKIYQQYGFNEFVLLLGYKGEKIKEYFMDYEWKNNSFTMDSQDGQVQILGQTEKWKITFVDTGLETMTGSRIKRAQKYIGDESFMLTYGDGLSDINLQDLLKFHRTKGTIATVTGIKKKSQFGILAINQGMADSFEEKTKVEGIVNGGFFVFQPEVFNYLTDDTTCVFEEEPMKELTKARQLSVYLHEGFWTAIDTYKNVLEINKLWEQGNRLWLPKQK
- the rfbG gene encoding CDP-glucose 4,6-dehydratase translates to MANADFWKNKKVFVTGHTGFKGSWLCIWLHSLGAKVTGYSLKPPTSPNLFDLCQLESLVPTQFADIRDKESLQAAILKVDPEIVIHMAAQPLVRASYENPVETYATNVMGTVHLLEGVRMAIENGVKIKAVVNVTTDKCYHNNEWPWGYREMDKLGGYDPYSTSKACSELVTDAYRNSFFHMKDYDFHGVGIATARAGNVIGGGDWAVDRLMPDCFRTLIAGGEIKIRNPQAIRPWQHVLDPINGYLTLAEKLYHDGPLYAEGWNFGPDVDDGKTVEWVVKRICAKWGKGAAYKPEGGFHPHEAHYLRLDCSKAKYKLGWTPKWNIYQAIDKTVDWTKAYLANEDVREVCLKQIQVYMNVKGEGGGP
- a CDS encoding glycosyltransferase family 4 protein, which produces MSQKGKVAIITPGSFPIPGVKSSSVERVVLKVTELLQEEIDFYILGKKTLKQPFYEKKGSITFHRYHFQYKTYIQQIIKQLQDIEPDIIQIENRPRFVKMVRLAMPKVKIILVMQSTRFMSRPHIGTMELTACFEAADAIVVNSHFLKEYILKETPCSTSKIEVNHLGVDVEQFQSKWQGEQKATVVRLKREWKVTDKKILLYMGRLIEIKGVHHILEAMPEIIKNDPSIILFIAGITLTTTPEYTAYERRLQKLAEKMKEHVIFTPFVPHEQIQHWYQLADLLVVPSEAEPFGLVNVEAMATGTPVIATNSGGIPEIIDHGKTGILINPDQVRDELISQISSLFLTPAKLKQMGEAGMLRVKNHFTWSHTAKRQLALYRKLLQR